The Lepeophtheirus salmonis chromosome 3, UVic_Lsal_1.4, whole genome shotgun sequence genomic interval ctattctttttttttttgagtggagACATTGATACATTGTGTAAGAGATTTCAATTTGAAGGTtttaaggttaatagaagtacaaggttataccataatgcgtgCACAACTGATGTTTGTGTAAAATGCAAGTGTAAGACCAACGTTTTAGCACGCCCCATTCTCTCAGAGAATCCTTCAGTTGGATTAATAAAAGGGAAATTTTGATGATCCTTTCAATCCAGAAATACAAATCTCCTCATAGagcaagaaatatatattattgtggGAAGAAGTAGAATAGCCTGTACAGTAGTGAGAAGAAATTTAATCCAACGCTGGATTTTTTTACTGATGCTTCCTTAACCGGATATGACATTTCATTCTCATATGGCTCCTTTGAACAGATTCGGTGGCCAGGGAATGATCAAAATCTTCATATTAACGAGCTCGAAATGTGAGCTGTAGAGAAAGTGTTATTTCGATTTCTTATCATTCACATATATTAGTTCATGTGGATAATACAACTACTCTTTTTAAAGAAGGGTGAAATGCTTGATGAAAACAGGAATTTAAGTAGATTTTATCTGGATTCTTTTCAAAAGAGGACACGCAAGCATACTTTTTATCAAGAGAGTATCTTCATACTTGGGAGTTTGGATTGAAGGAAGAAGTATTCAACCAAATAACCTCGCGTTTGTTCCAACCCAAGGTGGATTTCTTCTTGTCAATAGATTTCCACGCAAAGAAGGGTAACTCCTTCCATCTAGTTCCACTACTTCCAAGAGTTACAAGCAGACGGAAAATACTAAATTGTTCGCCAGCAATTCTCATAACTCCCGAGTGAGCAGGGACGAAATGGTTCCTACAATTCTAGGAGGTATGGAGGGAGTCACTAAGATTGAGGGCAGCGGGATAATTCTCTCGTGCCTATACAATCAGAACCTCGCAGAATTAGGGATTCTTATAGCATGGTTGATTTAGAAGGGCGCTCATTAAATCTAAGTTTCGATTCTAAGGtaactaatataattttctcttatattgGTTCCTCAACTAAGGGTAATTACACATGGGggctttaaacatttttataagttttatttaggaCAGGGTTGATCTCTCTTTAATGTGTAAGGAAATGGGGTAATGAATTAGTTAACATCACATCCCGCGTCTTCCTACAGCGCCCTTGCAATAACAAAAGCGGCTTTAGTTAAGAATCAATTAAGGCCACAGGTGTTATTAACAGATAAGTTGCTGACCAGATTCAGGTAaggttatttcaatttaaatcctCCGTTACTTAAATATCAAGATACATGGAATGTTAAAATGTTCCTTCATAGATGTAAAGATTCAAAGTGTCTAGATAGCTTTATCATATGAAATACTGGCAAAAATGACCCTTACTTTAATAGCCTTAGCGAGTATAGCTGGAACTAGTCCTTTAACTTTATTAAGTTCGAGCAATAGAATATATAtcgattttctatttttctcgCTTTTTGGGTCTAGAAAATATTAGAAGTGGAATTAATTAAGCAAGTTTTTCTCAGACGAGAGACTGGATCCATCCAGAAATATCATTGAATAGGTAAATAAAACTAGAATTAAAAGATAGATTGTTTGTGACTTTGAGGAGGAATAGTCCTCCCTTTGTAACTCAGACTACTAATAGATGGTTAAAAAATCATGCAAATGACAAGTAttaatattgaagtttttaaagCTCATAGCTTAAGAGGGGATATTGTAACTTTTAAAAGAACCAATGAGAGTTCAGTTGAGGAAGTTATTAAGCAAGGTTTTTGGTGTTAGGAATCACGAGCTTTTCATCGGTTTGATAATGTTCCTATAAGGatatagttaatttaaaattgatgaaatattattttattcgttacAAGTTAGTTTTAGGAATCGAAGTTTACGACGTATCGCAAATGAATATTTagttaagtatataataattgtgttttaatttgtgttccttctttcAAACTGGTTTGGAGTAAATCAACTTTCCAggattacaaatgtatagctatgctatgacataaaatagtagacattaactaagtctactgtattaatgtcatattttattaaaagcgttttaatttttgtcaatagtcCCTCCCGCCATCCCTTTTACTTAGTGGAAGTTACGGCTGTCAGAAGAAAGAGGATGATGTAAGAGAAGTAACCCATCTCGTAGAGCGTGTGAGATTCAGGGTAACCAGATTCTTATTATAAAGTTTTGGTgtctgtttctaaaatagctaatatatagctacgcttttgataaaatatgacattaatatagtttacttagttaatgtctactattccattctataatttatttatctatgttcTATATTTATGCTCCGTTTACAAAAGAACAGGATTACAATTTCTTCTTGATCCCtcgttgtttatataatatttatattgaccattttaatatttctatgaagaaattttggctatttcttcaaaaaatgacaaaatagctactgttttaataaaatattgctaatGAATATtacaatacagtatcgaataaaatactatgtaaatttaataatatgtaattaattttaaaaatggtgaagaaatgatatgacagtgatagtctatGATTATATAAGAGATAAATTGCAGTTGGttgtttcatattatatttatatctctaacacgttgttacctttattgtatcacgcaaccttttctccaagaagaaataaaaagaaggcccaaaatcatctggtagttagccaaataagtcaatcataccaactgctatttatcccTTAAATATTCCAGGGTTGacaatcattttcatattatttagtcaccattttttaaattagttacatattattaaaatttacatactcatagtattttattggatactgtattataatattgcttagtaatattttattaaaagagtagttatacCTTCATCTTTATCtatatatgatagccaaaatttctttatactcatagaaataataaaatgaccaatattatatataatataaacgacgagggatcaacaaaaaattgtattcctgtccttttggaaacggagcataaatatagaatacctttttaaaaatttgtttatttttcaaaaagaataaattatgaaatagccatgaggTATCAAgcgagaagagggaatcgacagctgacaacaaaatacataggtattTTTGTATTCTCGGGTAACACCATGTATAGAGGGGACTTTGGTGGTTTTTTTTCAACCTTCAATTATAGTAGAGATTTGACATTCAAGAGGCTCTACATCAATTAcgttttaaagaaattgtttaCACGtcctacatatttaaataaaccgAAACATCACATTAATAATATACGCCTCAATTTGTTTCTGAGATAATAGTCAATATTCTCTAGGCAAGGACTTCTTATATACTTAGTCCTTACTCTAGGTATCTTGAGAATAGGTACGCGACTGCGAGGGGATATCTTTTAGCTCTCCTTTGCTATAGATTTAAGGCATGCTCATGCGTGTAAGTGCATTTTTTTCGGATAAAAAGGGAGATCTGTGGCAGTTTTTGGCCTGCTCCTGTCTCTTATCAACgttgaaattaatttccaaaatatcaGTCACTCGATACTCAGACTTATAGGTGAGCTCTACACTTCGTTCTGTAGTAGCAAACCATAAATCATGATAAATTGGACTAAAATAGGGGCTATTGGCTTACCCTTCATTGGAGCTGCCTATGGAAATATTGTGACAAAGAAACACATAAAGTCTGGATGGTATGAGGTACGTATAACGAAGTAGGAATATAAGTGTTTTATTGTGCGGGACTCTATCAAGGAAGCCATTTTACTTGTTTGATCTATTAAGAAATCTAAGGTAGTATTCAAGAAAACGAAACACTACAACAGGTAGAATGTTTTTTAACCTATTTTGTTCACGAGATgtcaacaaaaatgttattttctctcttAAATTTCCTCTTGAAATTATGTAACCTTAAACAATATCTTTAAAATCATCAATTCATTGTGATTCATCTTTAAGTCATGTACGATTATTTAGAGACATAGTCAATACAGTctataatactatttatatcGTCGctcattttatcaaataagtaTCAACGCTTAACGATTTCCCTTTAATCCTGCTAACAATTCCTCATGATTAAACTTTTGCATACCCTTgtttaaagattatatttgtTAGTTAGTAGCGTTTttaatcacaaaataaaatgttcccTCGAGTCCATTTATTTGCTTTGCTCGTCGTTTTGTTCTGAAATTTAGtcaaattacactttttttattagttttataggACCaaactatttgttttatttattatacttatattttgtgtacatgttgcaacttgtataagaaaattgtacgaGTTGCACAATTTCTTCGTGtgcaaatacattatttaataacaacattgatcattttaattaccGACTTTTAGTAggtactattattttattggatctattaaagttattaattgtgtatttatgagtaatacaaatctgggcatttgaacttaataatgtGTGACAGCATACCTCCATTTTAGTCATTAGCATTAAACTAGTCACAAatgacaccattaatatatcgatcatccatggaacattaaattattgtattatcctTATCCCAAGTAGTGTATTTTTTGgtcgcaacttgtacacgatATATTATATGCTATAATTAAAGTATGTTTTATCACTGTAGGAGTTAATTGAGACtacttttttattcacatttgtAACGATTGTACTGTTTGTGGTTTGAGGTAAATTTAACAATCTCAAATCccaacatttaattatttagatttttaatatataatgaatgtgtcgatttcaattttatatttagtaaacgAAGCatcatacttatatattaattgataacatacccaatttcattttgtttatgaTTGCAGTCCTTGAAGTTCCCATCATTTAGACCTCCAAACTGGGTTTTTGGCCCAGTATGGACCAGTTTATACATTTCAATGGGTTACGCTAGCTACTTAATCTACGAACAAGGTGGAAAAAGTTTTACTGGACCCGCCAAGGTACCATTAATTCTCTATGGCACTCAATTACTTCTTAACTGGATATGGACTCCACTATTTTTTGGAGCCCATAAATTGAGATTGGTAAGCGATATCTTCTTTAAAAGATCTTTTGAGTTTATCCTTacttattgtatttaattataggCCTTCTACGAATGTTTATTATTGGTTGGAGCAGTTGGAGCAACAACAGTGTCCTTCTTTCAAATGAATACTATGGCTGGAGGCCTCTTTGTTCCATATCTTCTCTGGTCCTCCTTTGCATCCTATCTGAACTATTCAATTATGAAGTTGAATGAGAAGAAggattaattttctatttaaattattttattttgtataatttaagatttttactACTGcattactatatttttacaacatactGTAGTCTTTTGGTAGTGATGTATTATATAAGTTAAGTatctattgatttatttatatattttttactaagcTAAGTTATTTCGaatcaaaagtttatttactcAATCTAAACCAACTTAAAATGTATACACTTATTAGTTTTTAAGGTATTACGaattaaattgtatatgtaataataatttctgcAAATTCTTTatcttattaatcctttataTCTATTATTGATTTAGCTAAGGGTTGACATACGTACTTTGTACTTTGGAACAaatcactatatatatatatatgtagcgTTCAGCTATACACGTTGATTCCACATTCTTTCCGAGAGTATCTCTTTgtctattattttgtataaactgACTCAGTTGTTTACGCTTACTTGAGATTACAACTTATGTTTTA includes:
- the LOC121114304 gene encoding translocator protein — protein: MINWTKIGAIGLPFIGAAYGNIVTKKHIKSGWYESLKFPSFRPPNWVFGPVWTSLYISMGYASYLIYEQGGKSFTGPAKVPLILYGTQLLLNWIWTPLFFGAHKLRLAFYECLLLVGAVGATTVSFFQMNTMAGGLFVPYLLWSSFASYLNYSIMKLNEKKD